A DNA window from Pirellulales bacterium contains the following coding sequences:
- a CDS encoding DUF6666 family protein encodes RGDVVRSSYAPSVESQDGYSNAPTTRPRRQPGFVDNVARQISPPERTDSYYGNRPQHARVAMADQNGAPHPANAQPQMDSVMHGGEELPPGAQPMHMGNGDMGSPEGEWSDSDGPPSGSCSSCGSCSSCGSCGSCGCRPLCSLFCCGCWDEWLQDFSAFGGVQGFKGPVDQGLNGDFGFHEGINWGSPLWDAMGIGAQIGVNVEQSDLSRTNASDLHRNQYFFTAGLFHRPDCAWGWQGGLVFDYLNDSFVDDFTISQIRGDLGYVFNCHEVGFWFTKGVHDTKFTTIATTDTEITTSTTTYKPIDLYAIYYGHRFCNGGEGRIWGGFTGGTGGLVGADFSIPISDKLSIDSGFNYAIPHTVGSNQVPPESWNISISLVWHPGCRAREAYCSPYRPLFNVADNGSFMVDRQLRSTSVPVSTD; translated from the coding sequence GCCGTGGCGATGTCGTCCGGTCGTCATACGCGCCCAGCGTCGAGAGCCAAGACGGCTATTCCAACGCGCCGACGACGAGACCGCGGCGTCAACCAGGATTTGTCGACAACGTCGCCCGCCAAATCAGTCCGCCCGAGAGAACCGACTCCTACTACGGCAATCGCCCCCAGCACGCTCGGGTGGCAATGGCTGATCAGAATGGCGCGCCCCATCCGGCCAATGCTCAGCCGCAGATGGATTCGGTAATGCACGGTGGCGAAGAGTTGCCGCCGGGGGCACAGCCGATGCACATGGGCAACGGCGATATGGGTTCACCGGAAGGTGAGTGGAGCGACTCGGATGGTCCGCCGTCAGGCAGTTGCTCCAGTTGCGGAAGTTGCTCGAGTTGCGGCAGTTGCGGCTCATGCGGCTGCCGGCCACTGTGCAGCCTGTTCTGCTGCGGCTGCTGGGATGAATGGCTGCAAGATTTTAGCGCATTCGGCGGCGTGCAGGGTTTCAAGGGACCTGTCGATCAGGGTCTGAACGGCGATTTCGGTTTCCACGAAGGAATCAACTGGGGATCGCCGCTGTGGGACGCGATGGGCATTGGCGCCCAGATCGGCGTCAATGTCGAGCAGAGCGATCTGTCGCGAACGAACGCTTCGGACTTACACCGCAATCAATACTTCTTCACCGCCGGCCTGTTCCATCGTCCCGATTGTGCGTGGGGTTGGCAGGGAGGCTTGGTCTTCGATTATCTCAACGATAGCTTCGTCGACGACTTCACGATCAGCCAGATTCGCGGCGATTTAGGCTACGTGTTCAATTGCCACGAGGTCGGCTTTTGGTTCACGAAAGGAGTCCACGATACGAAGTTCACGACCATTGCCACGACGGACACTGAAATCACGACGAGCACGACCACTTATAAGCCGATCGACCTGTACGCCATCTACTACGGCCACCGCTTCTGCAACGGCGGCGAAGGGCGGATCTGGGGCGGCTTCACCGGCGGCACCGGCGGATTGGTCGGGGCGGACTTCTCGATTCCGATCAGCGACAAGCTGTCGATCGACAGCGGCTTCAACTACGCGATCCCGCATACGGTCGGCAGCAACCAAGTTCCGCCCGAAAGCTGGAATATCTCGATCAGTCTGGTTTGGCATCCTGGCTGCCGAGCGCGCGAAGCCTATTGCAGCCCCTATCGGCCGCTGTTCAACGTAGCCGACAACGGCAGCTTCATGGTCGACCGCCAGTTGCGAAGCACGAGCGTACCTGTTTCGACCGACTAA
- a CDS encoding arginine deiminase-related protein: MIDRTKPQILMCPPDYYGIQYEINPWMSRLRQSDHPTARRQWEELRQALQLAGANVSLLPPVEGLPDMVFTANAALICRDTAILAHFRHPERQGEVPHDEAWLRAAGFRIEHVPNDLHFEGAGDALFCGDTLFAGYRIRSAARGHQQIGELLGCRVIPLELVDPYYYHLDTCFCPLAPGQAIYYPQAFDRYGRDALAAHVGELIEVVESEARRFACNAVVVGRTVVTNTGCPALHAQLRERGSEPRETPLDEFVKAGGSAKCLTLRLDGEDAAAWKTVG, encoded by the coding sequence ATGATCGACCGCACGAAACCGCAGATTCTGATGTGCCCGCCGGATTACTACGGGATTCAATACGAGATCAACCCGTGGATGAGCCGGCTGCGGCAATCGGATCACCCGACGGCGCGGCGGCAGTGGGAGGAATTGCGGCAAGCGCTGCAGTTGGCAGGAGCGAATGTTTCGTTATTGCCGCCTGTCGAAGGTTTGCCCGACATGGTCTTCACGGCCAATGCGGCGCTCATCTGCCGCGACACGGCCATACTGGCGCATTTCCGCCATCCCGAGCGGCAAGGAGAAGTGCCGCACGACGAGGCGTGGCTCCGCGCGGCCGGATTTCGGATCGAGCACGTTCCGAACGATCTGCACTTTGAAGGAGCGGGGGACGCGCTGTTCTGTGGCGACACACTGTTTGCCGGCTATCGCATCCGCAGCGCCGCCCGCGGGCATCAGCAGATCGGAGAGCTGCTGGGCTGCCGAGTCATTCCTTTGGAGTTGGTCGATCCGTATTACTACCATCTGGACACGTGCTTCTGCCCGCTCGCTCCTGGGCAAGCCATCTACTATCCGCAAGCGTTTGATCGTTACGGCCGCGACGCTCTAGCCGCGCACGTCGGTGAACTGATCGAAGTGGTTGAGAGCGAGGCGCGGCGTTTCGCGTGCAACGCGGTGGTCGTCGGGCGCACGGTGGTGACCAACACCGGTTGCCCGGCGCTGCACGCTCAACTTCGCGAGCGCGGCTCTGAGCCGCGAGAAACGCCGCTCGACGAGTTCGTCAAAGCCGGCGGAAGCGCCAAATGTCTAACGCTTCGGCTCGACGGCGAAGACGCCGCGGCTTGGAAGACGGTGGGTTAG
- a CDS encoding TIGR00300 family protein yields the protein MTTHKTEADQAAVDGHVEEVEIRGHIIDSLILPKILDCITAGGGTFRIKRIAIGHDRSDPSYALVEVQAPDQSTLSEIVAQIADHGAVPTALNDCMLEAADIDGAFPEGFYSTTNQRTEIRIGGHWAPVADQEMDCGIVVDGAAGTEVEGPRSEVDGGARQEFIARCIPMTDVRVGMSIVVGHAGVRVFPHERSIERQAFEFMNSPVSTEKPKGVAIRKIAEELYRIRAEEGKSLLVGGPAIIHTGSGPYVCELLRKKYLRVLFAGNALATHDIEQSFFGTSLGVHLDRGDLAEAGHEHHLRAINRIRRAGGIRQAVEQGVLKSGIMYECVRQGVDYLLAGSIRDDGPLPDVITDALEAQRQMRAKIRDVTFCLMIATTLHSIAVGNLLPVWVKVACVDINPSTVIKLNDRGSFQTVGLVTDVEPFLRALVDDLRELERK from the coding sequence ATGACGACTCATAAAACTGAAGCCGATCAAGCTGCCGTGGATGGCCACGTGGAAGAGGTCGAAATCCGCGGCCATATTATCGACAGCTTGATCTTGCCGAAGATTCTCGACTGCATCACCGCGGGTGGGGGGACGTTTCGCATCAAGCGGATCGCCATCGGCCACGATCGCAGCGATCCGAGCTATGCCCTGGTCGAAGTTCAGGCGCCGGACCAATCCACACTCTCGGAAATCGTCGCGCAAATCGCCGACCATGGCGCCGTGCCGACCGCCTTGAACGATTGCATGCTGGAGGCGGCCGATATCGACGGGGCGTTTCCCGAGGGATTCTATAGCACCACGAATCAGCGGACCGAAATCCGGATCGGCGGGCATTGGGCGCCCGTCGCCGATCAGGAGATGGACTGCGGGATTGTAGTTGATGGGGCGGCAGGAACGGAGGTCGAAGGTCCTAGGTCGGAGGTCGATGGCGGCGCGCGGCAAGAGTTTATCGCTCGGTGCATTCCGATGACGGATGTGCGCGTCGGGATGTCGATCGTCGTCGGTCATGCGGGGGTGCGGGTCTTTCCGCACGAGCGATCGATCGAACGACAGGCGTTTGAATTCATGAACAGTCCGGTGTCGACCGAAAAGCCGAAGGGAGTGGCGATTCGCAAGATCGCGGAAGAGCTGTATCGCATCCGCGCCGAAGAGGGCAAGTCGCTATTGGTCGGTGGGCCGGCGATCATTCACACGGGCAGTGGGCCGTACGTTTGCGAGTTGCTGCGGAAGAAATACCTCCGCGTCTTGTTCGCAGGGAATGCCCTAGCGACGCACGACATCGAGCAATCATTCTTCGGCACAAGCTTGGGCGTGCATCTGGACCGAGGCGATCTGGCCGAGGCCGGGCACGAGCATCATCTGCGGGCCATCAATCGCATTCGGCGGGCCGGCGGGATTCGGCAAGCTGTCGAGCAAGGGGTGCTCAAGAGCGGAATCATGTATGAATGCGTTCGCCAAGGTGTGGATTATTTGCTGGCCGGCAGCATTCGCGATGACGGGCCGCTGCCCGACGTGATCACCGACGCCCTCGAGGCGCAGCGCCAGATGCGAGCGAAGATTCGCGACGTAACTTTTTGCTTGATGATCGCCACGACGTTGCATTCGATCGCGGTCGGGAATCTATTGCCCGTTTGGGTGAAGGTGGCATGCGTGGACATCAATCCTTCGACGGTCATCAAGCTGAACGATCGAGGGTCGTTTCAGACGGTCGGGCTGGTGACCGACGTCGAGCCATTCCTGCGGGCGCTTGTGGACGATTTGCGCGAGTTGGAACGGAAATGA